The Miscanthus floridulus cultivar M001 chromosome 17, ASM1932011v1, whole genome shotgun sequence genome has a window encoding:
- the LOC136514751 gene encoding uncharacterized protein, with translation MALSQNTQFGLATALFGVLSFVLAVLAELKKPPYGTPIQGRDVVVCRFPADPTVALGALSALAAACSAGLGALAVFFPYGGRRVPRKALFGHTPLYVFFHVAVGVTAAGAGTTVWATATEAMHHVRNMHRDLAYACPTAKTGVLGGAAFLNLDAMLFWIVCLMLGRNVREDYFDDHGGYGGDGVAGTGIEEK, from the exons ATGGCTCTGAGCCAGAACACGCAGTTCGGCCTCGCCACCGCGCTGTTCGGCGTGCTCTCCTTCGTCCTCGCCGTCCTCGCCGAGCTCAAGAAA CCGCCGTACGGGACGCCGATCCAGGGCCGGGACGTCGTCGTCTGCCGGTTCCCGGCCGACCCGACGGTGGCGCTGGGGGCGCTGTCGGCGCTGGCCGCGGCGTGCAGCGCGGGGCTGGGCGCGCTCGCCGTGTTCTTCCCCTACGGGGGCAGGCGCGTCCCGAGGAAGGCGCTCTTCGGGCACACCCCGCTCTACGTCTTCTTCCACGTCGCCGT AGGCGTCACGGCGGCCGGAGCGGGCACGACGGTGTGGGCGACCGCGACCGAGGCCATGCACCACGTCCGGAACATGCACCGCGACCTGGCCTACGCCTGCCCGACCGCCAAGACCGGGGTGCTCGGCGGCGCGGCGTTCCTCAACCTGGACGCCATGCTCTTCTGGATCGTCTGCCTCATGCTTGGCCGCAACGTCAGGGAGGATTACTTCGACGACCACGGCGGGTACGGGGGCGACGGCGTCGCCGGCACGGGGATCGAAGAGAAGTGA
- the LOC136518604 gene encoding GATA transcription factor 25-like, producing the protein MHQIFSFYTNPPSLALTAQTHQRDSRPKAMFHPSASSPPNYSDLSMHHAVSFSSAVPTASTEIPRGGFFQGNGGLLALPNVAASAPPLYPSSLPSYYIHRNINSHFLPLHLQLSEQLSSNATLCCSSPSASACQLPLPHIPSSPSSSSGDLLEFSTGAMRRVFSTGDLQVMNVAASPPPLSGDLHGQDAGGPFTQKVGRYSAEERKEKIERYRTKRNQRNFHKKITYACRKTLADSRSRVQGRFARNAETEAEAVAGHEREASDNNSYEHCHYSDLTTTNSSSSSCCYDIQCRESGKTTTFDDGKWWWEAPVAAPAAANGHHGHHQYQQQLLDFDIDMDMDGEDLWASLADMCSGT; encoded by the exons ATGCACCAAATCTTCTCTTTTTATACCAACCCTCCTTCACTTGCACTGACTGCCCAAACACATCAGAGGGATTCACGCCCAAAAGCCATGTTCCATCCTTCGGCCTCATCGCCACCCAACTACAGTGACCTCTCCATGCACCATGCAGTGAGCTTCTCCTCTGCTGTGCCCACAGCGTCGACTGAAATTCCTCGCGGGGGTTTCTTCCAAGGCAACGGTGGCTTGCTAGCACTTCCCAATGTTGCTGCATCAGCGCCGCCTCTCTACCCCTCTTCCCTGCCTTCCTACTACATACATAGGAACATCAACTCGCATTTCCTCCCTCTTCACCTCCAGTTGTCTGAACAGCTCAGCAGTAATGCCACCTTGTGTTGCTCGTCTCCTTCGGCTTCGGCATGCCAGTTGCCTCTTCCCCATAttccttcttccccttcctcaTCTTCCGGTGACCTTTTGGAGTTCAGCACTGGAGCCATGCGGCGTGTCTTCAGTACTGGTGACCTCCAG GTGATGAATGTCGCGGCGTCTCCACCACCACTTTCAGGTGACCTACACGGCCAAGATGCAGGGGGGCCTTTCACTCAGAAGGTTGGCCGTTACAGCGCTGAAGAACGCAAGGAGAAGATTGAGCGTTACCGTACGAAGCGTAACCAGAGGAACTTCCACAAAAAGATCACT TATGCCTGCAGGAAGACGCTGGCGGATAGCAGGTCCAGGGTACAGGGCCGCTTCGCGAGGAATGCCGAGACAGAGGCCGAGGCTGTTGCAGGCCACGAGAGGGAGGCCTCAGACAACAACAGCTACGAGCACTGCCACTACAGCGACCTCACCACcaccaacagcagcagcagcagctgctgctacgACATCCAGTGCAGGGAAAGTGGCAAAACCACAACATTTGACGACGGCAAGTGGTGGTGGGAGGCGCCGGTGGCCGCGCCAGCTGCAGCCAATGGGCATCATGGGCACCATCAGTACCAGCAGCAgcttcttgattttgacatcgACATGGACATGGACGGAGAAGATCTGTGGGCCAGCCTGGCTGACATGTGCTCTGGGACCTGA
- the LOC136516955 gene encoding protein NETWORKED 2A-like produces the protein MLQRAASNAYSWWWASHIRTTQSKWLETTVGEMEDRVKSMLKLIGADGDSFGKKAELYFRSRPELINHVEEMFRSYQALADRFDRISSELHKANHTIATVFPDQVQFSMQEGDGEGFPKAIGGIDLSNFKFPALEGLSMGSQSASRGTSPVPKRGTQAHRRVTSNMTKEKAQEEIDKLQKQILALQTEKEFLKTSYDSALGKYLDIEKQVAELQDEVCNLQDAFSTGVAIEDNEARALMAAQAIMSCQDTLVNLQDQKNRSTEEAKVELRRANEAVEKLKNFKNECGLPHAQMDGHDHHEIELVHALPFEDADDSALNEGRLDLQEICQRVKEIIESYPELSVAELADKVDRLVEKVINLELATTSQNAQIDRMKTEIDGLDERLHALEQDKVALVVDSSNMADRLRKVEEMLQEVQQIWKSVQNGSENICKQMTEATHELTEFVETLHAPEQEISEFVDSLRDSKGDASLEDDSELTSLSVQNEPSKSLHGTTSEIEKHEETSEGLVAQKQLVPKESEGEGKIVLEDYASVLQSYKDTDQKLSEIEKRNQEYHLEAMSELKELKSANATKDEEIHSLRRMLSSLQKKMSACIIESIEKSEEASKISTSPTTEDKEIAKSEETSKISTIPTTEDKEIAEIEEYIKQWQVDDSLASSVAEEKFRVEIDRVLGENLNFWLRFSTSYHQIRNFQISFDMLKTEMHRLTDEQEDGGTYGFAGSYQVAKLESAVLEKKFRDLNTDLQVWIEKNVLLKGEVENRFSSLCSIQEDISKITTLDKCDEVHFNPFQAAKFQGEVLNMKQENNKVAKELEAGLDHVRGLQVEVGRVLLKLRENLEVSIARSHRAQQNFRNLSTKAGVPLRTFLFGSKPKRPSLFSCMGPGVHKHHSGSKAGRR, from the exons ATGCTGCAGCGCGCGGCGAGCAACGCCTACTCCTGGTGGTGGGCGTCGCACATCCGCACCACCCAGTCCAAGTGGCTTGAAACAACCGTCGGCG AGATGGAGGACAGGGTAAAGTCCATGCTCAAGCTCATTGGGGCTGATGGCGATTCGTTCGGCAAGAAGGCAGAGCTCTACTTCAGAAGCCGGCCAGAGCTCATCAATCACGTGGAGGAGATGTTCAGATCCTATCAGGCCCTTGCCGACAGGTTTGACCGGATATCCAGTGAGCTGCATAAGGCCAACCACACCATTGCCACCGTGTTTCCGGACCAGGTGCAGTTCTCAATGCAAGAGGGGGATGGTGAGGGGTTCCCGAAGGCAATCGGTGGGATTGATCTCAGCAACTTCAAATTCCCTGCACTGGAAGGCTTGTCCATGGGCTCGCAGAGCGCGAGCAGGGGCACCAGTCCGGTCCCCAAGAGGGGGACCCAGGCACACCGGAGGGTCACCTCCAACATGACCAAGGAGAAGGCGCAGGAGGAGATAGACAAGCTGCAGAAACAAATCCTGGCACTACAGACTGAGAAAGAGTTCTTGAAGACCTCTTATGACAGCGCACTAGGCAAATATCTAGACATTGAGAAACAGGTGGCCGAGTTGCAGGATGAGGTCTGCAATTTGCAAGATGCTTTCAGCACTGGTGTAGCCATTGAAGACAATGAAGCTCGGGCATTGATGGCTGCACAAGCCATTATGTCGTGTCAGGATACGTTGGTGAACTTGCAGGACCAGAAAAACAGATCGACTGAAGAGGCGAAGGTGGAGCTCCGACGGGCCAATGAGGCAGTTGAAAAGCTGAAAAACTTCAAGAATGAATGTGGGCTGCCTCATGCGCAAATGGATGGGCATGATCACCATGAAATAGAACTGGTCCATGCACTGCCCTTCGAGGATGCTGATGATTCTGCTCTGAATGAGGGCAGGCTTGACCTCCAGGAAATATGTCAAAGAGTCAAAGAAATAATTGAATCTTACCCTGAGCTATCAGTTGCAGAATTAGCGGATAAGGTTGATCGACTTGTGGAAAAGGTGATCAACCTTGAACTTGCTACTACTTCACAGAATGCTCAGATCGATAGAATGAAGACTGAGATAGATGGCCTTGATGAGCGCTTGCATGCTTTGGAGCAAGACAAGGTGGCTTTGGTTGTTGATTCTAGTAACATGGCTGACAGGTTGAGGAAAGTTGAAGAAATGCTGCAAGAAGTACAACAAATTTGGAAGTCTGTACAGAATGGGTCCGAGAACATTTGTAAACAAATGACTGAAGCCACCCATGAACTTACTGAATTCGTTGAAACATTACATGCTCCTGAGCAAGAAATCAGTGAGTTCGTGGATTCATTGCGAGACTCCAAAGGCGATGCTTCTCTGGAAGATGACTCAGAACTGACAAGTCTGTCTGTGCAAAACGAGCCATCCAAATCTTTACATGGCACTACAAGTGAAATTGAGAAACATGAAGAAACCTCAGAAGGTCTTGTAGCCCAGAAACAGCTGGTTCCAAAAGAATCCGAAGGTGAGGGTAAGATTGTATTAGAAGATTATGCGTCTGTACTTCAGAGCTACAAAGATACAGACCAAAAGCTTTCAGAAATTGAGAAGAGAAATCAAGAGTACCATCTTGAGGCAATGTCAGAACTGAAGGAACTTAAGAGTGCCAATGCAACGAAAGATGAGGAGATCCACTCTCTTAGGCGCATGCTAAGTTCTTTGCAGAAAAAGATGAGTGCTTGTATTATTGAGAGTATAGAGAAGTCAGAAGAAGCATCCAAGATAAGCACCAGTCCTACTACAGAAGATAAAGAGATTGCTAAGTCAGAAGAAACATCCAAGATAAGCACCATTCCTACTACAGAAGACAAAGAGATTGCTGAGATAGAGGAATACATTAAGCAATGGCAAGTTGATGACTCGCTAGCTTCTTCGGTTGCAGAGGAGAAATTTAGAGTAGAAATTGACAGGGTGTTGGGGGAGAACTTGAACTTCTGGTTGAGGTTTAGCACATCATATCATCAAATACGGAATTTCCAAATATCCTTTGACATGTTGAAAACTGAGATGCACAGATTGACTGATGAACAGGAAGACGGGGGCACCTACGGCTTTGCTGGTAGTTATCAGGTAGCAAAGCTGGAGTCAGCAGTACTAGAAAAGAAATTCAGGGATCTAAATACAGATCTTCAAGTTTGGATTGAAAAGAACGTGCTATTGAAAGGAGAGGTAGAGAACAGATTTTCATCACTATGCAGCATACAAGAAGATATATCAAAGATCACAACTCTGGATAAATGTGATGAAGTTCACTTCAACCCTTTTCAAGCTGCAAAATTCCAAGGAGAGGTGCTTAATATGAAACAAGAGAATAACAAAGTTGCTAAGGAGCTAGAAGCTGGGCTGGACCATGTAAGAGGCCTTCAAGTGGAGGTTGGAAGGGTGCTCTTGAAGCTCAGAGAGAATCTCGAGGTATCTATAGCAAGAAGCCACCGAGCCCAACAAAACTTCCGGAACCTGTCAACAAAAGCCGGGGTTCCCCTTAGAACTTTTCTGTTTGGCTCAAAGCCAAAGAGACCATCACTCTTTTCGTGCATGGGTCCTGGGGTGCATAAGCATCACAGTGGTTCAAAGGCTGGGCGTAGATGA